A region of Primulina eburnea isolate SZY01 unplaced genomic scaffold, ASM2296580v1 ctg337_ERROPOS39036, whole genome shotgun sequence DNA encodes the following proteins:
- the LOC140820975 gene encoding potassium transporter 7-like isoform X3 produces the protein MNLSSASINKDVYGCLYFISKFQSQDFTMGRRVILAFQTLGVVFGDVGISPLYTFSVMFSKAPVNGNEDVLGASSLVLYILILFPLIKYILIVLWANDDGEGGTFALYSLICRHAKVSLLPNQLPSDARISSFRLKVPSAELERSLKIKERLEASLTLKRLLLMLVLAGTSMVIADGVVTPAMSVISAVDGLKIGVSWVNQDHVVMISVAFLIILFSVQRYGTSKIGIVVGPALFIWFCSLGGIGIYNLVKYDTSVLKAFNPIHIYYFFKRNSTKAWYSLGGCLLCATGSEAMFADLCYFSVRSVQLTFVFLVLPCLLLGYLGQAAYLMENHADTTQAFFSSVPSGAFWPVFFIANIAALIASRTMTTATFSCIKQSTALGCFPRLKIIHTSRKFMGQIYIPVMNWFLLALTLILVCNISSIYEIGNAYGIAELGVMMMTTILVTLVMLLIWQINIFVAMSFAILFLGLELTFFSSLLWSMGDGSWIILVFAIVIFFIMYIWNYGSKLKYETEVKQKMSMDLLRDLGPNLGTVRAPGIGLLYNELAKGVPAIFGHFLTALPAVHSMIIFVCIKYVPVSVVPQNERFLFRRVCLKSYHMFRCIARYGYKDVRKENHQTFEQLLIESLEKFIRREAQERSLESDGDDDSDSEEERSFSRILIAPNGSVYSLGAPLLAEFKDANKFISESSIPEESKQEPSTDEIAIDPEQSLEKELSFIRNAKESGFVYLLGHGNIRARKDSWFIKKLIINYFYAFLRKNSRRETANLSVPHSHLIQVGMTYMV, from the exons CTCCGCTAGTATCAATAAAGATGTCTATGGGTGCTTGTActtcatttcaaaatttcagTCGCAGGATTTCACCATGGGCAGGAGAGTGATATTGGCCTTTCAGACACTTGGAGTTGTTTTTGGTGATGTGGGGATTAGTCCATTGTATACCTTTAGTGTGATGTTCAGCAAGGCTCCAGTCAATGGGAATGAAGATGTTCTTGGTGCATCATCCCTAGTTTTGTACATCTTAATTTTGTTTCCGCTGATTAAGTACATCCTTATTGTTCTTTGGGCGAATGACGATGGTGAAG GTGGTACATTTGCTCTGTACTCCCTGATTTGTAGACATGCCAAAGTTAGTCTCTTGCCAAACCAACTTCCATCAGATGCTCGTATATCAAGCTTTAGACTTAAGGTGCCATCAGCCGAACTGGAGAGATCTCTAAAAATAAAGGAAAGACTCGAAGCTTCTCTGACACTGAAAAGGCTTCTTTTGATGTTGGTCCTGGCTGGTACATCTATGGTGATAGCTGATGGTGTTGTTACACCTGCAATGTCAG TAATCTCTGCTGTTGACGGCTTAAAGATCGGAGTCTCATGGGTAAATCAAG ATCATGTAGTGATGATCTCGGTCGCATTTCTTATAATTTTGTTCAGTGTACAGAGGTATGGAACTAGTAAAATTGGGATTGTAGTTGGTCCTGCCTTGTTCATATGGTTTTGTTCTCTTGGAGGCATTGGCATATACAACCTTGTCAAGTATGATACCAGTGTTCTGAAGGCATTTAATCCAATTCATATCTATTATTTCTTCAAGCGCAACTCAACCAAGGCTTGGTATTCCCTAGGAGGCTGTCTTCTTTGTGCAACAG GTTCTGAGGCAATGTTTGCAGATCTTTGCTATTTTTCTGTAAGATCAGTGCAG CTTACTTTTGTATTTCTTGTATTACCTTGCCTTCTACTGGGATACCTGGGTCAAGCTGCTTATCTGATGGAGAATCATGCTGATACAACGCAAGCCTTTTTCTCTTCTGTTCCAA GTGGAGCTTTCTGGCCTGTCTTCTTCATAGCCAACATAGCTGCATTGATTGCTAGTAGGACTATGACTACAGCTACATTTTCTTGCATCAAACAGTCCACAGCACTTGGTTGTTTTCCTCGTCTAAAAATCATCCACACCTCAAGGAAATTCATGGGCCAAATTTATATTCCGGTCATGAATTGGTTTCTGCTGGCTCTAACCCTGATTTTAGTATGCAATATCTCAAGTATTTATGAGATTGGAAATGCATATG GCATTGCGGAACTCGGAGTCATGATGATGACTACAATCTTAGTGACTCTTGTAATGCTTCTTATATGGCAGATTAACATTTTTGTTGCTATGAGTTTTGCTATACTTTTCTTGGGGTTGGAGTTAACATTCTTTTCGTCACTTTTATGGAGTATGGGGGATGGTAGTTGGATCATTCTGGTATTTGCcattgtaatattttttataatgtaCATTTGGAACTATGGGAGTAAGCTTAAGTATGAAACCGAGGTAAAGCAAAAGATGTCGATGGATTTATTGCGGGACCTAGGTCCCAACCTTGGAACTGTCAGAGCTCCTGGCATTGGGCTGCTTTATAATGAACTAGCAAAGGGTGTACCGGCTATATTTGGACATTTCCTTACCGCTCTTCCTGCTGTGCATTCGATGATCATATTTGTCTGTATAAAGTATGTTCCTGTGTCTGTTGTACCTCAGAATGAAAGGTTTCTGTTTAGGCGAGTCTGCCTTAAAAGCTATCACATGTTTCGTTGCATTGCCAG ATATGGTTACAAGGATGTTCGCAAAGAAAACCACCAGACCTTTGAGCAGTTGCTGATCGAGAGTCTCGAGAAGTTCATTCGTCGGGAAGCTCAAGAAAGGTCATTGGAGAGTGACGGTGACGACGACTCAGATTCTGAGGAAGAGCGTTCTTTCTCAAGAATTTTAATAGCCCCCAACGGTAGTGTTTATTCACTTGGTGCCCCATTATTGGCGGAATTCAAGGATGCCAACAAGTTCATCTCCGAATCAAGCATACCAGAAGAGTCTAAGCAAGAGCCGTCTACCGATGAAATTGCTATAGACCCAGAGCAAAGTCTTGAGAAAGAGCTTTCTTTCATACGCAATGCCAAGGAAAGCGGGTTCGTGTATCTTCTTGGTCATGGAAATATCAGGGCAAGGAAAGATTCCTGGTTTATCAAAAAGCTTATCATCAACTATTTCTATGCTTTCTTAAGAAAGAACTCTCGGAGGGAAACAGCGAATTTGAGTGTTCCTCACTCACATTTGATACAAGTAGGCATGACGTATATGGTATGA